The Anolis carolinensis isolate JA03-04 chromosome 2, rAnoCar3.1.pri, whole genome shotgun sequence genome has a window encoding:
- the fbf1 gene encoding fas-binding factor 1 isoform X1, with protein MAAKSRKGLKGSIDDVLGELLGDDDDTPLKAGKLASFGRERARGIALQTSKKGLLDDDFFSKMALEEEANAEDADISDVDPDALLETLKDMDDMEADLLGIKKANSEPVQKPAKNVTNSPPSTEPAKSAKKTTIIEKDIDDPLAGLLSDEEEGTVKKAQSFATKNAPERNTGTVKEKSTIGLSTTLSHAVVPERKRDELTFEDDEDDLMNALGFGDHPKAELKLGRKSGEKESRPARSMLDELLGQGTAKTLLERPSTGERKEFKLDKKYQKQADKEAILGDEFTFGAYQPTVASAPEGRQSRRQSVRFSSENLSELKTDQKSKPSTPASGSPVRSKSGGDWLGLKDDDFDLPPPSPLKESSKSTMRASSLDVPPGSCEVEHPPPTNQVPSRTKLAPEGAALKPEPTEDDADSWLSNVLSQKKSRMQEKVKEKKPRPSESQIHGEEENPITLAIQHIPSAQRYQPPVSPMDRPARLEEPRISTSWLKSQEQMTSAFPSDLRKGTPFGDSNATAPAAFLQEQQEAFRIPMHSQLLHSEPHLLSSPNTIEYEKRLAGVQLQLRESLAGYQAELLSAQTRLTELEGQVRRLELEKSQQKLLLESLQQRHQEDLELIEKAHRNRVKVIEDSYHQREERFQQENQELAQQYLSQCQNAEQAKSELLAQHQRRLTELEQEKAKELNRLQELQRISILEMRKDHEEQLQRLKRLKSQEIDAVTSATSYTRSLNGIIDQMEKFSSNLSDLANKVEATHHTTHQGLEIGARQRDEQLRVLQDRLARQQRDMEDERGRLQEVISKMEARLNEQTRLLEQERWRVTTEQSKVESLQHSLEEQRRAMTQQLAMEREELERAKNSLLEEQKSVMQKCAEERRKLAAEWSELHTQQRLIKERAEREVDRALQMDSQREGAIMSFAKEQADLKIKASELRAKEEHLARDKEVLEQEKQALRLEKERVNAAALHIKQRAAEIDSMSKLSSQKYEEGERALLEARKVESEHQARLHAIQQQMERVKQQEEYLHQERLSLTHQRRQLEQLRMGLPANNPLVFQTLPQMPLSGVQSNTISNMNYMSVPVNDLPKVTPSKPGGSQAVSKSGPPDLYAKLVLHKLTAERDHDFLEEERFFLETLKKASYKTSSQSA; from the exons ATG GCAGCAAAATCGAGGAAAGGACTAAAag GTTCCATTGATGATGTTCTTGGTGAGCTTCTTGGAGATGATG ATGACACCCCCCTCAAAGCTGGTAAGCTTGCTTCATTTGGTAGAGAACGTGCCAGAGGAATCGCCTTGCAGACCAGTAAAAA GGGGCTTCTGGATGATGATTTCTTCAGCAAAATGGCTCTTGAAGAGGAGGCTAATGCAGAG GATGCTGATATCTCAGATGTGGACCCTGATGCTCTGCTGGAGACCCTGAAG GATATGGATGACATGGAAGCTGATCTTCTGGGCATAAAGAAAGCAAATTCTGAACCTGTGCAAAAACCTGCAAAGAATGTGACAAATTCTCCGCCTTCAACTGAGCCAGCCAAATCtgctaaaaaaacaacaatcattGAAAAAG ATATAGATGATCCCTTGGCTGGACTTTTGTCTGACGAAGAAGAGGGCACAGTGAAGAAAGCACAATCCTTTGCCACTAAAAATGCTCCAGAAAGAAATACTGGAACTGTTAAAGAAAAAAGTACTATTG GTTTATCTACAACTCTTTCCCATGCTGTTGTCCCTGAGCGGAAAAGGGATGAATTAACATTTGAAGATGATGAGGACGATCTCATGAATGCCCTGGGATTTGGTGACCACCCAAAGGCAGAATTGAAATTGGGCAGAAAGAGTGGAGA AAAGGAGTCTCGCCCTGCTCGATCCATGCTAGATGAACTGCTGGGACAAGGAACAGCAAAGACACTCCTGGAGAGACCCAGcacaggagaaagaaaggagtTCAAACTGGATAAGAAATACCAAAAGCAAGCAG ATAAGGAAGCCATTTTGGGAGATGAGTTCACTTTTGGAGCCTACCAACCTACTGTGGCATCTGCTCCAGAAGGACGGCAGTCAAGACGGCAATCTGTCAG GTTTTCCTCAGAGAACCTCAGTGAGCTAAAAACAGACCAAAAATCCAAACCTTCCACCCCAGCATCTGGCAGCCCAGTACGCAGCAAGAGTGGTGGTGACTGGTTGGGGCTGAAAGATGACGATTTTGACTTGCCTCCACCATCTCCATTAAAGGAATCCAGCAAGAGCACCATGAGAGCATCCTCGCTGGATGTGCCACCTGGGTCTTGTGAGGTTGAGCATCCGCCTCCCACCAACCAGGTCCCTTCTCGAACCAAACTAGCCCCTGAAGGAGCAGCACTGAAGCCTGAGCCCACTGAAGATGATGCTGACAGCTGGCTGAGCAATGTCTTGTCTCAAAAGAAATCTCGCATGCaggagaaagtgaaggaaaagaaACCAAGACCCTCTGAATCTCAAATacatggagaggaggagaatcccatcACTCTTGCCAT TCAGCATATTCCCTCTGCCCAGAGATATCAGCCACCTGTTTCTCCCATGGATAGACCTGCCAGACTAGAAGAACCTAG GATTTCCACATCGTGGTTAAAATCTCAAGAACAAATGACTTCAGCTTTTCCATCTGATCTCAGGAAAGGGACTCCCTTTGGAGACTCTAATGCTACAG CACCTGCAGCATTTTTGCAAGAACAACAAGAAGCCTTTAGGATTCCTATGCATTCTCAG CTGCTACACTCGGAGCCCCATTTACTGAGCTCCCCAAATACCATTGAGTATGAAAAAAGGCTAGCAGGTGTGCAGTTGCAGCTGCGAGAGAGCCTGGCAGGCTATCAGGCTGAACTGCTGAGTGCCCAGACTCGCCTCACTGAGCTGGAAGGCCAG GTAAGGCGGCTGGAGCTGGAGAAGAGTCAGCAGAAACTGTTATTGGAGAGTCTGCAGCAACGTCATCAAGAGGACTTAGAACTCATTGAGAAAGCTCACAG GAACCGTGTGAAGGTGATTGAGGATTCATACCACCAGCGCGAGGAGCGCTTCCAGCAAGAGAATCAAGAGCTCGCACAGCAGTATTTGTCTCAGTGCCAGAATGCGGAGCAGGCCAAATCAGAGCTGCTAGCCCAGCATCAGCGCCGACTCACAGAGCTAGAGCAAGAGAAGGCCAAGGAGCTCAATCGACTACAAGAGCTTCAGCG AATATCCATTCTGGAAATGCGCAAAGACCATGAAGAACAACTACAACGACTGAAACGGCTGAAGTCCCAGGAGATTGACGCAGTGACCAGTGCTACCTCCTACACCAG GTCTTTAAATGGCATCATTGACCAGATGGAAAAGTTTTCAAGCAACCTGAGTGATCTTGCAAACAAAGTAGAGGCTACACACCACACCACGCACCAAGGACTTGAGATTGGGGCCCGCCAACGGGATGAACAGCTAAGAG TTTTACAAGACCGTTTGGCCCGGCAGCAGAGAGATATGGAAGATGAGCGCGGGCGACTGCAAGAGGTTATCTCTAAAATGGAGGCCAGGTTAAATGAGCAGACTCGCCTTCTGGAGCAG GAACGCTGGAGGGTCACCACAGAACAATCCAAAGTGGAATCTTTGCAGCACTCTCTGGAGGAGCAGAGGAGGGCCATGACCCAGCAGCTGGCTATGGAGAGGGAAGAATTGGAAAGGGCAAAG AATTCTTTGCTTGAGGAACAGAAATCAGTCATGCAGAAATGTGCCGAAGAGCGCCGTAAGCTCGCTGCAGAGTGGTCAGAGCTCCACACCCAACAGAGACTGATCAAGGAGCGTGCAGAGCGGGAGGTTGACAGGGCTCTGCAGATGGATTCTCAGAGAGAAGGAGCCATCATGAGCTTTGCAAAG GAACAAGCAGACCTGAAAATCAAAGCCAGTGAGTTGCGAGCCAAAGAAGAGCACTTGGCTAGAGACAAAGAAGTTCTGGAGCAAGAAAAGCAGGCACTAAGGCTAGAAAAGGAAAGAGTCAATGCAGCCGCTCTGCACATCAAACAGAGGGCAGCTGAAATTGACAGTATGAGCAAG CTCTCCTCTCAGAAGTATGAAGAAGGGGAGAGAGCCCTCCTGGAGGCACGGAAGGTAGAATCAGAGCATCAAGCAAGACTGCATGCGATACAGCAGCAGATGGAGCGAGTCAAGCAACAGGAGGAATATTTGCATCAG GAACGCCTCAGTTTGACTCATCAGAGGAGACAGCTTGAACAGCTGCGGATGGGACTCCCAGCCAATAATCCACTGGTGTTCCAGACTTTGCCTCAGATGCCATTGTCAGGAGTTCAGTCCAACACAATCTCCAACATGAACT ATATGTCTGTTCCTGTGAATGATCTTCCTAAAGTAACCCCTAGCAAACCTGGAGGCTCCCAGGCTGTCTCAAAATCAGGACCCCCAGACCTCTATGCCAAACTGGTGCTGCATAAGCTTACAGCTGAACGG gatCATGACTTTTTGGAGGAAGAACGGTTCTTCTTAGAAACCTTGAAGAAAGCTTCCTACAAGACTTCGTCTCAGTCAGCATGA
- the fbf1 gene encoding fas-binding factor 1 isoform X2 gives MSTIEMSLLPYAQLDDTPLKAGKLASFGRERARGIALQTSKKGLLDDDFFSKMALEEEANAEDADISDVDPDALLETLKDMDDMEADLLGIKKANSEPVQKPAKNVTNSPPSTEPAKSAKKTTIIEKDIDDPLAGLLSDEEEGTVKKAQSFATKNAPERNTGTVKEKSTIGLSTTLSHAVVPERKRDELTFEDDEDDLMNALGFGDHPKAELKLGRKSGEKESRPARSMLDELLGQGTAKTLLERPSTGERKEFKLDKKYQKQADKEAILGDEFTFGAYQPTVASAPEGRQSRRQSVRFSSENLSELKTDQKSKPSTPASGSPVRSKSGGDWLGLKDDDFDLPPPSPLKESSKSTMRASSLDVPPGSCEVEHPPPTNQVPSRTKLAPEGAALKPEPTEDDADSWLSNVLSQKKSRMQEKVKEKKPRPSESQIHGEEENPITLAIQHIPSAQRYQPPVSPMDRPARLEEPRISTSWLKSQEQMTSAFPSDLRKGTPFGDSNATAPAAFLQEQQEAFRIPMHSQLLHSEPHLLSSPNTIEYEKRLAGVQLQLRESLAGYQAELLSAQTRLTELEGQVRRLELEKSQQKLLLESLQQRHQEDLELIEKAHRNRVKVIEDSYHQREERFQQENQELAQQYLSQCQNAEQAKSELLAQHQRRLTELEQEKAKELNRLQELQRISILEMRKDHEEQLQRLKRLKSQEIDAVTSATSYTRSLNGIIDQMEKFSSNLSDLANKVEATHHTTHQGLEIGARQRDEQLRVLQDRLARQQRDMEDERGRLQEVISKMEARLNEQTRLLEQERWRVTTEQSKVESLQHSLEEQRRAMTQQLAMEREELERAKNSLLEEQKSVMQKCAEERRKLAAEWSELHTQQRLIKERAEREVDRALQMDSQREGAIMSFAKEQADLKIKASELRAKEEHLARDKEVLEQEKQALRLEKERVNAAALHIKQRAAEIDSMSKLSSQKYEEGERALLEARKVESEHQARLHAIQQQMERVKQQEEYLHQERLSLTHQRRQLEQLRMGLPANNPLVFQTLPQMPLSGVQSNTISNMNYMSVPVNDLPKVTPSKPGGSQAVSKSGPPDLYAKLVLHKLTAERDHDFLEEERFFLETLKKASYKTSSQSA, from the exons ATGTCTACTATAGAAATGAGTCTTTTGCCATATGCCCAATTAG ATGACACCCCCCTCAAAGCTGGTAAGCTTGCTTCATTTGGTAGAGAACGTGCCAGAGGAATCGCCTTGCAGACCAGTAAAAA GGGGCTTCTGGATGATGATTTCTTCAGCAAAATGGCTCTTGAAGAGGAGGCTAATGCAGAG GATGCTGATATCTCAGATGTGGACCCTGATGCTCTGCTGGAGACCCTGAAG GATATGGATGACATGGAAGCTGATCTTCTGGGCATAAAGAAAGCAAATTCTGAACCTGTGCAAAAACCTGCAAAGAATGTGACAAATTCTCCGCCTTCAACTGAGCCAGCCAAATCtgctaaaaaaacaacaatcattGAAAAAG ATATAGATGATCCCTTGGCTGGACTTTTGTCTGACGAAGAAGAGGGCACAGTGAAGAAAGCACAATCCTTTGCCACTAAAAATGCTCCAGAAAGAAATACTGGAACTGTTAAAGAAAAAAGTACTATTG GTTTATCTACAACTCTTTCCCATGCTGTTGTCCCTGAGCGGAAAAGGGATGAATTAACATTTGAAGATGATGAGGACGATCTCATGAATGCCCTGGGATTTGGTGACCACCCAAAGGCAGAATTGAAATTGGGCAGAAAGAGTGGAGA AAAGGAGTCTCGCCCTGCTCGATCCATGCTAGATGAACTGCTGGGACAAGGAACAGCAAAGACACTCCTGGAGAGACCCAGcacaggagaaagaaaggagtTCAAACTGGATAAGAAATACCAAAAGCAAGCAG ATAAGGAAGCCATTTTGGGAGATGAGTTCACTTTTGGAGCCTACCAACCTACTGTGGCATCTGCTCCAGAAGGACGGCAGTCAAGACGGCAATCTGTCAG GTTTTCCTCAGAGAACCTCAGTGAGCTAAAAACAGACCAAAAATCCAAACCTTCCACCCCAGCATCTGGCAGCCCAGTACGCAGCAAGAGTGGTGGTGACTGGTTGGGGCTGAAAGATGACGATTTTGACTTGCCTCCACCATCTCCATTAAAGGAATCCAGCAAGAGCACCATGAGAGCATCCTCGCTGGATGTGCCACCTGGGTCTTGTGAGGTTGAGCATCCGCCTCCCACCAACCAGGTCCCTTCTCGAACCAAACTAGCCCCTGAAGGAGCAGCACTGAAGCCTGAGCCCACTGAAGATGATGCTGACAGCTGGCTGAGCAATGTCTTGTCTCAAAAGAAATCTCGCATGCaggagaaagtgaaggaaaagaaACCAAGACCCTCTGAATCTCAAATacatggagaggaggagaatcccatcACTCTTGCCAT TCAGCATATTCCCTCTGCCCAGAGATATCAGCCACCTGTTTCTCCCATGGATAGACCTGCCAGACTAGAAGAACCTAG GATTTCCACATCGTGGTTAAAATCTCAAGAACAAATGACTTCAGCTTTTCCATCTGATCTCAGGAAAGGGACTCCCTTTGGAGACTCTAATGCTACAG CACCTGCAGCATTTTTGCAAGAACAACAAGAAGCCTTTAGGATTCCTATGCATTCTCAG CTGCTACACTCGGAGCCCCATTTACTGAGCTCCCCAAATACCATTGAGTATGAAAAAAGGCTAGCAGGTGTGCAGTTGCAGCTGCGAGAGAGCCTGGCAGGCTATCAGGCTGAACTGCTGAGTGCCCAGACTCGCCTCACTGAGCTGGAAGGCCAG GTAAGGCGGCTGGAGCTGGAGAAGAGTCAGCAGAAACTGTTATTGGAGAGTCTGCAGCAACGTCATCAAGAGGACTTAGAACTCATTGAGAAAGCTCACAG GAACCGTGTGAAGGTGATTGAGGATTCATACCACCAGCGCGAGGAGCGCTTCCAGCAAGAGAATCAAGAGCTCGCACAGCAGTATTTGTCTCAGTGCCAGAATGCGGAGCAGGCCAAATCAGAGCTGCTAGCCCAGCATCAGCGCCGACTCACAGAGCTAGAGCAAGAGAAGGCCAAGGAGCTCAATCGACTACAAGAGCTTCAGCG AATATCCATTCTGGAAATGCGCAAAGACCATGAAGAACAACTACAACGACTGAAACGGCTGAAGTCCCAGGAGATTGACGCAGTGACCAGTGCTACCTCCTACACCAG GTCTTTAAATGGCATCATTGACCAGATGGAAAAGTTTTCAAGCAACCTGAGTGATCTTGCAAACAAAGTAGAGGCTACACACCACACCACGCACCAAGGACTTGAGATTGGGGCCCGCCAACGGGATGAACAGCTAAGAG TTTTACAAGACCGTTTGGCCCGGCAGCAGAGAGATATGGAAGATGAGCGCGGGCGACTGCAAGAGGTTATCTCTAAAATGGAGGCCAGGTTAAATGAGCAGACTCGCCTTCTGGAGCAG GAACGCTGGAGGGTCACCACAGAACAATCCAAAGTGGAATCTTTGCAGCACTCTCTGGAGGAGCAGAGGAGGGCCATGACCCAGCAGCTGGCTATGGAGAGGGAAGAATTGGAAAGGGCAAAG AATTCTTTGCTTGAGGAACAGAAATCAGTCATGCAGAAATGTGCCGAAGAGCGCCGTAAGCTCGCTGCAGAGTGGTCAGAGCTCCACACCCAACAGAGACTGATCAAGGAGCGTGCAGAGCGGGAGGTTGACAGGGCTCTGCAGATGGATTCTCAGAGAGAAGGAGCCATCATGAGCTTTGCAAAG GAACAAGCAGACCTGAAAATCAAAGCCAGTGAGTTGCGAGCCAAAGAAGAGCACTTGGCTAGAGACAAAGAAGTTCTGGAGCAAGAAAAGCAGGCACTAAGGCTAGAAAAGGAAAGAGTCAATGCAGCCGCTCTGCACATCAAACAGAGGGCAGCTGAAATTGACAGTATGAGCAAG CTCTCCTCTCAGAAGTATGAAGAAGGGGAGAGAGCCCTCCTGGAGGCACGGAAGGTAGAATCAGAGCATCAAGCAAGACTGCATGCGATACAGCAGCAGATGGAGCGAGTCAAGCAACAGGAGGAATATTTGCATCAG GAACGCCTCAGTTTGACTCATCAGAGGAGACAGCTTGAACAGCTGCGGATGGGACTCCCAGCCAATAATCCACTGGTGTTCCAGACTTTGCCTCAGATGCCATTGTCAGGAGTTCAGTCCAACACAATCTCCAACATGAACT ATATGTCTGTTCCTGTGAATGATCTTCCTAAAGTAACCCCTAGCAAACCTGGAGGCTCCCAGGCTGTCTCAAAATCAGGACCCCCAGACCTCTATGCCAAACTGGTGCTGCATAAGCTTACAGCTGAACGG gatCATGACTTTTTGGAGGAAGAACGGTTCTTCTTAGAAACCTTGAAGAAAGCTTCCTACAAGACTTCGTCTCAGTCAGCATGA
- the fbf1 gene encoding fas-binding factor 1 isoform X3 yields the protein MAAKSRKGLKGSIDDVLGELLGDDDDTPLKAGKLASFGRERARGIALQTSKKGLLDDDFFSKMALEEEANAEDADISDVDPDALLETLKDMDDMEADLLGIKKANSEPVQKPAKNVTNSPPSTEPAKSAKKTTIIEKDIDDPLAGLLSDEEEGTVKKAQSFATKNAPERNTGTVKEKSTIGLSTTLSHAVVPERKRDELTFEDDEDDLMNALGFGDHPKAELKLGRKSGEKESRPARSMLDELLGQGTAKTLLERPSTGERKEFKLDKKYQKQADKEAILGDEFTFGAYQPTVASAPEGRQSRRQSVRFSSENLSELKTDQKSKPSTPASGSPVRSKSGGDWLGLKDDDFDLPPPSPLKESSKSTMRASSLDVPPGSCEVEHPPPTNQVPSRTKLAPEGAALKPEPTEDDADSWLSNVLSQKKSRMQEKVKEKKPRPSESQIHGEEENPITLAIQHIPSAQRYQPPVSPMDRPARLEEPRISTSWLKSQEQMTSAFPSDLRKGTPFGDSNATAPAAFLQEQQEAFRIPMHSQLLHSEPHLLSSPNTIEYEKRLAGVQLQLRESLAGYQAELLSAQTRLTELEGQVRRLELEKSQQKLLLESLQQRHQEDLELIEKAHRNRVKVIEDSYHQREERFQQENQELAQQYLSQCQNAEQAKSELLAQHQRRLTELEQEKAKELNRLQELQRISILEMRKDHEEQLQRLKRLKSQEIDAVTSATSYTRSLNGIIDQMEKFSSNLSDLANKVEATHHTTHQGLEIGARQRDEQLRVLQDRLARQQRDMEDERGRLQEVISKMEARLNEQTRLLEQERWRVTTEQSKVESLQHSLEEQRRAMTQQLAMEREELERAKNSLLEEQKSVMQKCAEERRKLAAEWSELHTQQRLIKERAEREVDRALQMDSQREGAIMSFAKCTLNSLQYTYKEGNAI from the exons ATG GCAGCAAAATCGAGGAAAGGACTAAAag GTTCCATTGATGATGTTCTTGGTGAGCTTCTTGGAGATGATG ATGACACCCCCCTCAAAGCTGGTAAGCTTGCTTCATTTGGTAGAGAACGTGCCAGAGGAATCGCCTTGCAGACCAGTAAAAA GGGGCTTCTGGATGATGATTTCTTCAGCAAAATGGCTCTTGAAGAGGAGGCTAATGCAGAG GATGCTGATATCTCAGATGTGGACCCTGATGCTCTGCTGGAGACCCTGAAG GATATGGATGACATGGAAGCTGATCTTCTGGGCATAAAGAAAGCAAATTCTGAACCTGTGCAAAAACCTGCAAAGAATGTGACAAATTCTCCGCCTTCAACTGAGCCAGCCAAATCtgctaaaaaaacaacaatcattGAAAAAG ATATAGATGATCCCTTGGCTGGACTTTTGTCTGACGAAGAAGAGGGCACAGTGAAGAAAGCACAATCCTTTGCCACTAAAAATGCTCCAGAAAGAAATACTGGAACTGTTAAAGAAAAAAGTACTATTG GTTTATCTACAACTCTTTCCCATGCTGTTGTCCCTGAGCGGAAAAGGGATGAATTAACATTTGAAGATGATGAGGACGATCTCATGAATGCCCTGGGATTTGGTGACCACCCAAAGGCAGAATTGAAATTGGGCAGAAAGAGTGGAGA AAAGGAGTCTCGCCCTGCTCGATCCATGCTAGATGAACTGCTGGGACAAGGAACAGCAAAGACACTCCTGGAGAGACCCAGcacaggagaaagaaaggagtTCAAACTGGATAAGAAATACCAAAAGCAAGCAG ATAAGGAAGCCATTTTGGGAGATGAGTTCACTTTTGGAGCCTACCAACCTACTGTGGCATCTGCTCCAGAAGGACGGCAGTCAAGACGGCAATCTGTCAG GTTTTCCTCAGAGAACCTCAGTGAGCTAAAAACAGACCAAAAATCCAAACCTTCCACCCCAGCATCTGGCAGCCCAGTACGCAGCAAGAGTGGTGGTGACTGGTTGGGGCTGAAAGATGACGATTTTGACTTGCCTCCACCATCTCCATTAAAGGAATCCAGCAAGAGCACCATGAGAGCATCCTCGCTGGATGTGCCACCTGGGTCTTGTGAGGTTGAGCATCCGCCTCCCACCAACCAGGTCCCTTCTCGAACCAAACTAGCCCCTGAAGGAGCAGCACTGAAGCCTGAGCCCACTGAAGATGATGCTGACAGCTGGCTGAGCAATGTCTTGTCTCAAAAGAAATCTCGCATGCaggagaaagtgaaggaaaagaaACCAAGACCCTCTGAATCTCAAATacatggagaggaggagaatcccatcACTCTTGCCAT TCAGCATATTCCCTCTGCCCAGAGATATCAGCCACCTGTTTCTCCCATGGATAGACCTGCCAGACTAGAAGAACCTAG GATTTCCACATCGTGGTTAAAATCTCAAGAACAAATGACTTCAGCTTTTCCATCTGATCTCAGGAAAGGGACTCCCTTTGGAGACTCTAATGCTACAG CACCTGCAGCATTTTTGCAAGAACAACAAGAAGCCTTTAGGATTCCTATGCATTCTCAG CTGCTACACTCGGAGCCCCATTTACTGAGCTCCCCAAATACCATTGAGTATGAAAAAAGGCTAGCAGGTGTGCAGTTGCAGCTGCGAGAGAGCCTGGCAGGCTATCAGGCTGAACTGCTGAGTGCCCAGACTCGCCTCACTGAGCTGGAAGGCCAG GTAAGGCGGCTGGAGCTGGAGAAGAGTCAGCAGAAACTGTTATTGGAGAGTCTGCAGCAACGTCATCAAGAGGACTTAGAACTCATTGAGAAAGCTCACAG GAACCGTGTGAAGGTGATTGAGGATTCATACCACCAGCGCGAGGAGCGCTTCCAGCAAGAGAATCAAGAGCTCGCACAGCAGTATTTGTCTCAGTGCCAGAATGCGGAGCAGGCCAAATCAGAGCTGCTAGCCCAGCATCAGCGCCGACTCACAGAGCTAGAGCAAGAGAAGGCCAAGGAGCTCAATCGACTACAAGAGCTTCAGCG AATATCCATTCTGGAAATGCGCAAAGACCATGAAGAACAACTACAACGACTGAAACGGCTGAAGTCCCAGGAGATTGACGCAGTGACCAGTGCTACCTCCTACACCAG GTCTTTAAATGGCATCATTGACCAGATGGAAAAGTTTTCAAGCAACCTGAGTGATCTTGCAAACAAAGTAGAGGCTACACACCACACCACGCACCAAGGACTTGAGATTGGGGCCCGCCAACGGGATGAACAGCTAAGAG TTTTACAAGACCGTTTGGCCCGGCAGCAGAGAGATATGGAAGATGAGCGCGGGCGACTGCAAGAGGTTATCTCTAAAATGGAGGCCAGGTTAAATGAGCAGACTCGCCTTCTGGAGCAG GAACGCTGGAGGGTCACCACAGAACAATCCAAAGTGGAATCTTTGCAGCACTCTCTGGAGGAGCAGAGGAGGGCCATGACCCAGCAGCTGGCTATGGAGAGGGAAGAATTGGAAAGGGCAAAG AATTCTTTGCTTGAGGAACAGAAATCAGTCATGCAGAAATGTGCCGAAGAGCGCCGTAAGCTCGCTGCAGAGTGGTCAGAGCTCCACACCCAACAGAGACTGATCAAGGAGCGTGCAGAGCGGGAGGTTGACAGGGCTCTGCAGATGGATTCTCAGAGAGAAGGAGCCATCATGAGCTTTGCAAAG TGTACCCTGAACAGTTTACAGTATACATATAAAGAGGGAAATGCAATATAG